The Candidatus Tanganyikabacteria bacterium genome includes a region encoding these proteins:
- a CDS encoding cytidine deaminase: MGRAYAPYSRFNVGAALLTAEGEVIQGCNVENASFGLTMCAERSAIFTAVSGGQREFRAIAIVASGNAPHTPKGALSCTPCGACRQVLSEFGESIVVILERDDGSPWEVALSELLPHQFVLKVD; this comes from the coding sequence ATGGGCCGGGCCTACGCCCCCTATAGCCGCTTCAACGTGGGAGCGGCCCTGCTGACGGCCGAAGGCGAGGTCATTCAGGGCTGCAACGTCGAGAACGCGTCGTTCGGCCTCACCATGTGCGCCGAGCGATCGGCCATCTTCACGGCGGTGTCCGGCGGACAGCGCGAGTTCCGGGCCATAGCCATCGTCGCCTCGGGCAACGCGCCGCACACCCCCAAGGGCGCGCTCTCCTGCACGCCCTGCGGCGCCTGCCGGCAGGTCCTCTCGGAGTTCGGGGAGAGCATCGTGGTCATCCTCGAACGCGACGACGGCTCTCCCTGGGAGGTCGCCCTGTCCGAACTGCTGCCGCACCAGTTCGTGCTGAAGGTTGACTGA